One window of the Vigna radiata var. radiata cultivar VC1973A chromosome 1, Vradiata_ver6, whole genome shotgun sequence genome contains the following:
- the LOC106773996 gene encoding regulation of nuclear pre-mRNA domain-containing protein 1B produces the protein MSKVFSDILADKLSKLNRTQKCIETLSHWCIFHWSEAKLVVETWNKQFQNSEKVHRVPLLYLANDIIQNSKCKGDEFVTEFWRVLPAALKDVFEKGDDQEKHAASRLVNIWEERKVFESHTKILKKSIFGEEAPPQLEFNKKRSRSVRIVKKDSRSIKTKLSIGGTAEKIVSAFHTVLNEHSSEDLEMSKCKSAVQRVRKMEKNVDIACSIVKDPKRKTLSKELEEEENILKKCIENLKVVEASRAELVTQLKEALLEQESELENVRTQIQVAQAQVEEASNMRKRLDEDSSYKASTATSSVTDVNIKSEPATKKSAAAIAAEVADKLAASSSSQFIMTSVLSSFAAEEAKNVSLTSESMSKPEKSIPISDPNVFMSSQQLIATSNHSYPPAMVPQPTLQNPTATSQSQYQLLGNSSSHHYLQSTGGVITPYGYGSVPPLPLGPPPPHMVGPMVPLTHQTMQISQQQPAAIAPHQPIKLTQQAPVPPSFRPLQPPGMVYYGNHQHSI, from the exons ATGAGTAAAGTCTTCTCCGATATACTCGCGGACAAGCTGTCCAAGCTCAACAGAACCCAGAAGTGCATTGAAA cGTTATCACATTGGTGTATATTTCACTGGAGCGAGGCAAAGCTGGTAGTGGAAACATGGAATAagcaatttcaaaattcagaAAAGGTTCATCGAGTCCCCCTTCTGTATCTTGCAAATGATATTATTCAGAACAGCAAATGTAAAGGAGATGAGTTTGTGACTGAATTTTGGAGGGTTCTTCCCGCAGCACTTAAGGATGTTTTTGAGAAAGGTGATGATCAAGAAAAGCATGCAGCATCTAGACTG GTTAATATATGGGAAGAAAGGAAAGTGTTTGAATCTCATACTAAGATCcttaaaaaatctatatttgGAGAAGAAGCACCTCCACAGTTGGAATTCAACAAAAAGCGATCCCGATCTGTCAGAATCGTGAAAAAGGATTCTCGTTCCATTAAAACG AAATTGTCCATTGGAGGTACAGCAGAAAAAATAGTCTCAGCTTTCCATACAGTGCTTAATGAACATTCCAGTGAAGATTTAGAGATGAGTAAATGCAAGTCAGCTGTTCAACGTGTGAGGAAGAtggaaaaaaatgttgatattgCATGTTCTATTG taaAGGATCCTAAGCGAAAAACTTTGTCTAAGGAATTAGAGgaggaagaaaatattttgaaaaaatgcaTAGAAAATCTCAAAGTAGTTGAAGCAAGTAGAGCAGAACTTGTAACGCAGTTAAAGGAAGCTTTGCTTGAGCAG GAATCCGAGCTGGAGAATGTTCGGACACAGATTCAG GTAGCACAAGCACAAGTAGAAGAGGCTAGCAACATGCGGAAGCGACTTGATGAAGATTCTTCATATAAAGCTTCAACTGCAACGTCTTCTGTTACTGATGTGAATATAAAATCAGAACCAGCGACTAAAAAGTCAGCCGCAGCAATTGCAGCTGAGGTTGCAGATAAGCTAGCTGCTTCTTCATCATCTCAGTTTATCATGACTTCTGTTCTCTCTTCATTTGCAGCAGAAGAGGCAAAAAATGTTAGTCTAACTTCTGAGTCAATGTCAAAACCTGAGAAGTCAATACCTATATCAGATCCAAATGTTTTTATGTCTTCACAACAGTTAATTGCCACATCAAATCATTCATATCCACCGGCTATGGTACCTCAACCCACCTTGCAGAATCCAACCGCAACTTCACAGAGTCAATATCAATTGCTTGGTAATTCATCCTCCCACCATTATTTGCAATCAACTGGAGGGGTTATTACTCCATATGGTTATGGTAGCGTCCCTCCTCTACCACTGGGACCACCCCCACCTCATATGGTGGGTCCAATGGTGCCTCTGACCCATCAGACAATGCAAATAAGTCAGCAGCAGCCAGCAGCGATAGCTCCACATCAACCAATAAAATTGACGCAGCAAGCTCCAGTACCTCCTAGTTTTCGACCACTTCAACCGCCGGGAATGGTGTACTATGGAAATCATCAGCATTCTATATGA